A genomic region of Glycine max cultivar Williams 82 chromosome 15, Glycine_max_v4.0, whole genome shotgun sequence contains the following coding sequences:
- the LOC102662617 gene encoding protein MAIN-LIKE 1-like encodes MEAPATVEDIPADILVDAGAKAVEDQPQGFPGGPSDPSVLTAYADHVACSVWTGEECPELKLSSHGRKVHSLGRPVPAIEGLIAGTGLSPLIACSVDTGDRGLLSAFVERWHRETSSFHLPVGELTITLDDVSYLLHLPVIGDLHAFEPLHVDDAVQMLVDLLMMSPESARAETVQCRGPYVRLQWVRDIYQRRCQAGHWTAAARAYLLHLLGCTLFANKSATNVHVVYLEALRDLSMTKRYAWGVAALCWIYEHFPSVAESTADQDYDEASPRACRWIATKKTVKRISDFGCLLDPFGYTQTIPAPPVDSWVSYDDIHDRWMHYEDHIVLAGEVCVVAGACSNDYIDWFFRISHPFMTPGHALDPLPHGHALQPRVVP; translated from the exons ATGGAGGCACCAGCTACTGTGGAGGACATTCCTGCGGACATTCTTGTGGACGCAGGCGCAAAGGCGGTTGAGGATCAGCCTCAGGGATTTCCAGGTGGTCCGAGCGACCCATCCGTGTTGACAGCGTATGCGGATCACGTTGCTTGCAGCGTATGGACGGGAGAg gagtgtcctgaattgaagttatcCTCTCATGGGAGGAAGGTCCACAGTTTAGGCAGGCCTGTCCCTGCCATTGAGGGACTTATTGCTGGTACAGGACTAAGTCCTCTGATCGCGTGTTCGGTAGACACCGGCGATCGGGGACTTTTGTCCGCGTTTGTGGAGCGGTGGCACCGGGAGACGTCTAGTTTCCATCTCCCGGTGGGAGAGCTCACCATCACATTGGACGACGTCTCCTATCTTCTCCATCTTCCCGTTATAGGCGACTTACACGCATTTGAGCCCTTGCACGTGGATGATGCGGTTCAGATGCTGGTGGACTTGTTGATGATGTCTCCAGAGTCTGCTAGGGCTGAGACAGTCCAGTGTCGCGGACCGTACGTACGCCTGCAATGGGTACGTGATATATATCAGCGTCGATGCCAGGCAGGTCATTGGACAGCTGCGGCTCGTGCATATCTTCTTCACCTACTGGGTTGCACtctgtttgctaacaagagtgcaaccaatgTCCATGTTGTATACTTGGAGGCCCTTCGTGACCTCAGTATGACAAAGAGGTACGCTTGGGGAGTGGCTGCTTTG TGTTGGATTTACGAGCACTTTCCCTCGGTTGCGGAGTCTACCGCTGATCAGGACTACGACGAGGCTTCTCCGCGTGCGTGCAGGTGGATTGCGACAAAGAAGACCGTGAAGAGGATTTCGGATTTCGGATGTCTGTTGGATCCC TTTGGTTACACGCAGACCATTCCTGCTCCTCCTGTCGATTCATGGGTCTCGTATGATGATATACAcgacaggtggatgcactacGAGGATCATATCGTACTTGCAGGTGAGGTGTGCGTTGTGGCAGGGGCGTGTTCCAATGACTACATCGACTGGTTCTTCCGCATCTCCcatcctttcatgacaccaGGCCACGCATTAGATCCTCTGCCTCATGGTCACGCCCTGCAGCCCCGAGTCGTCCCTTAG
- the LOC100817593 gene encoding COP9 signalosome complex subunit 7 isoform X4 — protein MDIEQKQSELIDHFVKRASAASDAAALASVLVEATSHPSLFAFSEILALPNLLQLEATENSAYLDMLRLFAHGTWSDYKSNADRLPQLISDQILKLKQLTVLTLAETYKVLPYDQLMQELDVTNVRELEDFLINECMYAGIVRGKLDQLRRCFEVQFAAGRDLRPDQLGNMIQTLSSWLTTSENLLVSIQEKIKWADAMSEIDKKHRKEVEEKVEEVKKSIFKLHTVSRPTSTSEAMRRSALNLVE, from the exons ATGGACATCGAGCAGAAGCAATCGGAGCTCATCGACCACTTCGTCAAGCGAGCCTCCGCGGCCTCCGACGCCGCCGCACTCGCGTCCGTCCTCGTCGAAGCCACTTCTCACCCTTCTCTCTTCGCTTTCTCCGAGATTCTCGCTCTCCCCAATCTTCTTCAG CTTGAAGCTACTGAGAATTCTGCTTATCTTGATATGCTTCGGTTGTTTGCACATGGAACATGGAGTGATTACAAGA GTAATGCTGACCGTCTTCCACAATTGATATCTGATCAGATCCTCAAGCTTAAGCAACTTACAGTTCTTACACTGGCTGAGACATACAAG GTACTACCCTATGACCAACTGATGCAGGAGTTAGATGTGACAAATGTTCGTGAGCTTGAAGATTTTCTAATTAATGAATGCATGTATGCG GGAATAGTTCGAGGAAAGTTGGATCAGTTGCGGCGATGCTTTGAG GTTCAATTTGCAGCTGGTAGGGACTTGAGGCCTGATCAACTGGGGAATATGATACAGACTCTCTCTAGCTg GTTGACTACATCAGAAAATCTGCTTGTTTCAATTCAAGAGAAGATAAAGTGGGCTGATGCTATGAGTGAAATTGACAAGAAGCACAGGAAGGAAGTGGAAGAGAAGGTAGAAGAAGTAAAGAAGTCCATTTTCAAG TTACACACTGTAAGCAGGCCGACATCGACTTCAGAGGCCATGAGGAGATCTGCTCTGAATCTGGTGGAGTGA
- the LOC100817593 gene encoding COP9 signalosome complex subunit 7 isoform X2 encodes MDIEQKQSELIDHFVKRASAASDAAALASVLVEATSHPSLFAFSEILALPNLQLEATENSAYLDMLRLFAHGTWSDYKSNADRLPQLISDQILKLKQLTVLTLAETYKVLPYDQLMQELDVTNVRELEDFLINECMYAGIVRGKLDQLRRCFEVQFAAGRDLRPDQLGNMIQTLSSWLTTSENLLVSIQEKIKWADAMSEIDKKHRKEVEEKVEEVKKSIFKADIDFRGHEEICSESGGVMDYEEDRSRPKRRRHPIS; translated from the exons ATGGACATCGAGCAGAAGCAATCGGAGCTCATCGACCACTTCGTCAAGCGAGCCTCCGCGGCCTCCGACGCCGCCGCACTCGCGTCCGTCCTCGTCGAAGCCACTTCTCACCCTTCTCTCTTCGCTTTCTCCGAGATTCTCGCTCTCCCCAATCTT CAGCTTGAAGCTACTGAGAATTCTGCTTATCTTGATATGCTTCGGTTGTTTGCACATGGAACATGGAGTGATTACAAGA GTAATGCTGACCGTCTTCCACAATTGATATCTGATCAGATCCTCAAGCTTAAGCAACTTACAGTTCTTACACTGGCTGAGACATACAAG GTACTACCCTATGACCAACTGATGCAGGAGTTAGATGTGACAAATGTTCGTGAGCTTGAAGATTTTCTAATTAATGAATGCATGTATGCG GGAATAGTTCGAGGAAAGTTGGATCAGTTGCGGCGATGCTTTGAG GTTCAATTTGCAGCTGGTAGGGACTTGAGGCCTGATCAACTGGGGAATATGATACAGACTCTCTCTAGCTg GTTGACTACATCAGAAAATCTGCTTGTTTCAATTCAAGAGAAGATAAAGTGGGCTGATGCTATGAGTGAAATTGACAAGAAGCACAGGAAGGAAGTGGAAGAGAAGGTAGAAGAAGTAAAGAAGTCCATTTTCAAG GCCGACATCGACTTCAGAGGCCATGAGGAGATCTGCTCTGAATCTGGTGGAGTGATGGATTATGAAGAAGATCGAAGCCGTCCAAAGAG GAGGCGGCatccaatttcttga
- the LOC100817593 gene encoding COP9 signalosome complex subunit 7 isoform X1 has translation MDIEQKQSELIDHFVKRASAASDAAALASVLVEATSHPSLFAFSEILALPNLLQLEATENSAYLDMLRLFAHGTWSDYKSNADRLPQLISDQILKLKQLTVLTLAETYKVLPYDQLMQELDVTNVRELEDFLINECMYAGIVRGKLDQLRRCFEVQFAAGRDLRPDQLGNMIQTLSSWLTTSENLLVSIQEKIKWADAMSEIDKKHRKEVEEKVEEVKKSIFKADIDFRGHEEICSESGGVMDYEEDRSRPKRRRHPIS, from the exons ATGGACATCGAGCAGAAGCAATCGGAGCTCATCGACCACTTCGTCAAGCGAGCCTCCGCGGCCTCCGACGCCGCCGCACTCGCGTCCGTCCTCGTCGAAGCCACTTCTCACCCTTCTCTCTTCGCTTTCTCCGAGATTCTCGCTCTCCCCAATCTTCTTCAG CTTGAAGCTACTGAGAATTCTGCTTATCTTGATATGCTTCGGTTGTTTGCACATGGAACATGGAGTGATTACAAGA GTAATGCTGACCGTCTTCCACAATTGATATCTGATCAGATCCTCAAGCTTAAGCAACTTACAGTTCTTACACTGGCTGAGACATACAAG GTACTACCCTATGACCAACTGATGCAGGAGTTAGATGTGACAAATGTTCGTGAGCTTGAAGATTTTCTAATTAATGAATGCATGTATGCG GGAATAGTTCGAGGAAAGTTGGATCAGTTGCGGCGATGCTTTGAG GTTCAATTTGCAGCTGGTAGGGACTTGAGGCCTGATCAACTGGGGAATATGATACAGACTCTCTCTAGCTg GTTGACTACATCAGAAAATCTGCTTGTTTCAATTCAAGAGAAGATAAAGTGGGCTGATGCTATGAGTGAAATTGACAAGAAGCACAGGAAGGAAGTGGAAGAGAAGGTAGAAGAAGTAAAGAAGTCCATTTTCAAG GCCGACATCGACTTCAGAGGCCATGAGGAGATCTGCTCTGAATCTGGTGGAGTGATGGATTATGAAGAAGATCGAAGCCGTCCAAAGAG GAGGCGGCatccaatttcttga
- the LOC100817593 gene encoding COP9 signalosome complex subunit 7 isoform X3, giving the protein MDIEQKQSELIDHFVKRASAASDAAALASVLVEATSHPSLFAFSEILALPNLLQLEATENSAYLDMLRLFAHGTWSDYKSNADRLPQLISDQILKLKQLTVLTLAETYKVLPYDQLMQELDVTNVRELEDFLINECMYAGIVRGKLDQLRRCFEVQFAAGRDLRPDQLGNMIQTLSSWLTTSENLLVSIQEKIKWADAMSEIDKKHRKEVEEKVEEVKKSIFKKLHTVSRPTSTSEAMRRSALNLVE; this is encoded by the exons ATGGACATCGAGCAGAAGCAATCGGAGCTCATCGACCACTTCGTCAAGCGAGCCTCCGCGGCCTCCGACGCCGCCGCACTCGCGTCCGTCCTCGTCGAAGCCACTTCTCACCCTTCTCTCTTCGCTTTCTCCGAGATTCTCGCTCTCCCCAATCTTCTTCAG CTTGAAGCTACTGAGAATTCTGCTTATCTTGATATGCTTCGGTTGTTTGCACATGGAACATGGAGTGATTACAAGA GTAATGCTGACCGTCTTCCACAATTGATATCTGATCAGATCCTCAAGCTTAAGCAACTTACAGTTCTTACACTGGCTGAGACATACAAG GTACTACCCTATGACCAACTGATGCAGGAGTTAGATGTGACAAATGTTCGTGAGCTTGAAGATTTTCTAATTAATGAATGCATGTATGCG GGAATAGTTCGAGGAAAGTTGGATCAGTTGCGGCGATGCTTTGAG GTTCAATTTGCAGCTGGTAGGGACTTGAGGCCTGATCAACTGGGGAATATGATACAGACTCTCTCTAGCTg GTTGACTACATCAGAAAATCTGCTTGTTTCAATTCAAGAGAAGATAAAGTGGGCTGATGCTATGAGTGAAATTGACAAGAAGCACAGGAAGGAAGTGGAAGAGAAGGTAGAAGAAGTAAAGAAGTCCATTTTCAAG AAGTTACACACTGTAAGCAGGCCGACATCGACTTCAGAGGCCATGAGGAGATCTGCTCTGAATCTGGTGGAGTGA